CATGAACAAGCTCAGAGAAGCAGCTGGAAGCTTTGACAGGGACAGGAGCACAGTGACAAACACCGTCTTATTATCTCATGTTAAATCTAACTGTCACATTTCATCCAACACAGTCTCTCTTTCTCTAACTGGCTCTGCATCACTGGATCTGTCAGTGCTGAGGCAGCTgtaagttgtaaaaaaaattttgcAGGACATGTTTTGAGGGTAATTTGAAATGTACTTCTGTGTTGTTAGGAAGGCACCTCAATGAGGAGTTAGAGGCTGAACTGTTCACTTGTTCCCCAtttgttttcactcatttttcgATTTTAGgttaaaataaagacacaaattgCATTCTGAGACAGTCTTTAAAGACCTTCTCTAAAGAAAATCAAGTATTTTTTAACCATGTTAACATGTCcgaagtgttttttaaatccaaGAAGACACATTATGAATTAAATAAGTAGTATTTCCACCTTGAACTTACACTGTCCTGATGACTCAAACACACAGATCCAGACTTCTGTTGGCTCCATATGTAAGAAACCAAaggaaccatccatccattatctatacaccgctcagTCCCCATTAGGGTAgtgggaggctggagtctatcaaaGGCTGACTTAGACGAgcggcaggggacatcctggacaggtcaccagtctgtcacagggctacacagagacaaacaatcacactcacattcacacctatggacaatttaaagTTATCAGtttacctcagcatgtttttggactgtgggaggaagctggagaacccagagaaaacccacgcatgcacagggagaacatccaAACTgcgtgcagaaagatcccaggaaggcgaACCAGagaccttctagctgcaagaccaAAGTTCTAACCAttatccactgtgcagcccccaaagGAACCAATCCTTTGATTCTCACTCATAAAACTACAGATACAAACCAACATAAAGTGGCTTATAGGTGTTGGACCTCAGCTTCTGAGCTTCTTGTCATTGATTCTGCAAGTCTCTGAAACTCCCCTGATGATCTTCATTCTCCCACCAACTCTAGAGTTAACTTATGTGTCAGTTTGGACCAAAAACTAAGTTCTCTAAATTATTTTAGcaaaattttgagaatttttgtattttcaccagcaaaaaaacaaaaaaccgcCTGGCTGGAGAAACCAATTAAAGAGTCCAGTATCTACAGAAATGGAAATGGAAAGAAGTGAAAGGCTTTTAAATGAGGGTGGTGTTCATAGTTactacaaaaaaatgcagcctTTTGTTGATCCAAGAGCTTTGAGGCCTccaacatcagtagaatttgatgtgtTCTCATGCCTACACTCCAACAGATCACTGCACAGAGAAGCTGATAATAATTCAGCACACATCTTAATAAATCTCATACTTATTGAAAATATCCTGGCAACAACACAGACAGGAGAGCAATGCTGGAATAGAAGCaactaaagaaaacaaacaagaatgAGAGCACCCCCATTAGCACAGAGATTTGTTATTAAGGGATAAAGATGAGCAACTTTGTACTCGTTTGCAGTGACTCTTCCCCTCATTGCAGGGCTCAAACATTCAGGTTGTTGCTTTAATATGTGAGCCGTCTCCAAGTTGTGTAAATGAAGAGCAGGAGTACTTTAATGCAGCTGTTCTACCACATGGGGGCAGCAGAGTTTTATTGTTGCTTGGCAGCTAGCTCGTCTTTCTATGGCCTGTGATACAGATAATAGTGGGTGTTCAAATATGGTCCTTTAGCTGTGGAAGGAAGTTCTGAGTATACAACATTAGGCAGAGGctattttaatttcaaaatcaTGTGCATAGTCTGCTCTCAAACACCAAAACAGCTCCTCTGTTTCCAAGATAGTAAATCTCTGTATATGCTTTAGAACACGGTTAGGTTATAGAAGGATATTTCAGTGAAGCGTGAAGCTCATTTCATGTTACagaatttatttcaaacatataaactgtttgaattttagACCGACTCCTTTCACTTAGCTTTTAATTCCACTGCAGTCACAATGACCTCAACAGAATCACGTATAGTTTGAAAGAAAGCAGCTGACAGTCATGTGTGGCCTACTTGTGGCCTTTTCTTGCTGTCATGAATAAGTaaacatggtgtgtgtgtgtgtgtgtgtgtgtgtgtgtgtgtgtgtgcgttttgtCACGTACCAGAGAAGAACTGAGTCCCCCAGTGGTTCTAATGAAACACTGCACCTTTTTAAATTCACTACTAGATCCATCCGCTGCGCAGACTGGGTGTTGGTCAGACACACTAATCCACATGACTCTGTTAGCATGGATAAGCACATGTGTCATAATGGTGTTTGGAATGATAATGATAGGGAGCAGTTCTTTAATTATTGCTTTAATGTAGGCTCTTAAGATGAAGGCAAACCCTTCTGTAGTTTGCTAAAGCTGCCTGAAGGGCCTAGAAAGGTTCCCTTTGAGGATCACTGAGTCGGTGAAAGCAGTAATCTGCTGTGTTTAATGCAAACGTTAAGCAAACACAGAATTGAATTCATAAAGAACAACTTTAAATGTGTAATGTATTGCAaagataaatgtaaaaaatgagcAGGATGGTGTGGATTTTGCTAAACAAGGTATCCAGCATCAGTTTAACATTCCTGTTTTATATAAATTGCATTGTACAATGCACAGGGAAAAtagatttgttgcttttctcaTTTCATGCGGTCTGAATGTGTGAGTTGGTGTCAGACACAATAGCTGCTGGTAGATTGCATCATCAGCTAATTGTGACCCCAGAGATACCCTCCTCTGGCAGGCGAGTTAAAGGGGcaaccatgtgtgtgtgtgtctgtatctctctctctctctgtgtgtgtgtgtgtgtgtgtgtgtgtgtgtgtgtgtgtgtgtgtgtgtgtgtgtgtgtgtgtgtgtgtgtgtgtgtgtgtgtgtgtgactgaaagcccactgcctctgctgctgtgctgctgaTTCTACCGCTGCTGCAATCACCTGCAATCCTTTCAACGCTTCACCACTCCTGCCGGTTGCCTAGAGACGGGGTCGCCTAGGCCACTGAGCTAATGATACCGGGAGAGGGTGAGGAGGAGAAAGACGGAGATACAAAATGAGaggagtgggaggagaggggaaaGTAGAAGCATGGTTGAGTTGCTCCAGATAGGCACTGATAGGTGTCTTTCCCCTGAGCATGAAAGTGAAAACTCGGCCTGTCGCTCCCTGTGAACTGACGCTGGATGAAAGGGCTTTGTTAACAGAAAGACTAGATGTGTggatgactgactgactgagggAGATCACATGAACAAACactaaagaaaacagacatgacAGTTTGCCTCACAGCTCCAAGCTCATGTCAGCAGGTCAGACAGGCAGAGCACCTGAAAAACGTACActcctaataaaaaaaaatgattcgACAGACTTGCATCATGGAAAAAGGATGTTTTGatggctgtgaaaaacacactgatgatGCAAGAAAACACTGGTGGTGAAGCTATTTCACGTTTCTTAACAAATCAAAGAGGctcaagaaataaaaaacacaaaccagggtCCTTTTGGAAGCTACTGCCTTAGAAGCAAGTATGGATTTGCCAAAATTACagcctgaaacacaaaaaatgcgcagtgcacgtgtgtgtgtgtctttaaaaaaaaaaacaaattgaattttgcattttctttgatATGTTGCCTtaattataaaaacatttttatatttttaaaaagtctgaaattCTGCTCCAAGCCGTCCTCACTTTGattaaacacaattaaaacctttaaataattaaacaattCCTTGAAAATAAATTCCTCGcttaaaaccaggacagatttaTCCCTGGTGctgtttaaatatataaaatgtttcGAGGCATTAATATTAAAACATAACCGACTGAACTGCAATAAAATATTGAAGGGATCTTTGTATTATTTTGGCTTCATTTCAAACCGCTAACCTCAAagaaccttgttttttttttttttttttttttttttctgtgtgtgcgaGCAGCAGGTGATGAATCGCATACACAACCTGtgggagggagagggggaggTGGGACGGCATCAGCAGAAGACCCACCGCTGGGTTGACACAGCAACAGTGTCAGCGATTGCTCACCTTTGCACCAAGCagtgtgagagagggagagactgaGGGGGAGCTGCTAATTGATTTCATCCCTCAGGAACgtcatttcatcatttcatcataCTTGGTGTTTTTAACCCTTGTTCTTACGACAGCCTTACAGCAGTCAGTCTGCACGGAGACTCACAGCCCGCTGGGAAATTATAAGCTGCTGAGTGCGTGCGTAGGAGAGGGCATCTAAGAATGATAATGCACATGAGAAGGAAGCGATGAAGGAGCCGTAAGATgttacacagagatgagttaggaaaagcaaacacacaggtTTTAGCATAAGAGggagcaaaaacacaacatcatgACAGGCTACATACACAACGTAAAAGCCACTAAGCAAAGATTTGGTCAAAACGTGTCTGTTTGGGACACAAGTGAGCAAAATGTGGTTGAAAGTTAAAACCTTTTATGAATGTTTAGGTTGCATAACTATTGTTTCAGCGCCTAATACACACCAAGTCCTCACATGAGGCTTTTAGTCATCAGGTAATAAGAAGCAACAAACATGCCTGGCTGGggttttaaccctcatgtcgtcctgcgggtcaaaattgacaagttttaaagtcaaaatgtgggaaaataaagacattttcacagtggaacttctgatgtccacattttcagcatttttgggaaatttttgaacattttttagtggaaaaaaatagatgTTAAAAAAgggtttcttaagaacattcaccaaaaaaatcaaaccaaaatccagcgaaattcgctggattttggttgatttttttggtgaatgttcttaaagaaaatactagaagttttcctgatatatgtaatcactttagatattttttaggaagatttttactcataaacaaaatatttacaggaattttcttgctaaGCTTTGGGGATTTCTAGTTTAGttttaataaaactttaaggggaatttttaaagcaattattagaattttcttcctgaaggctttacaatttttcagacatttggggggttcagacaaggaaacaatatttttcggtgCCCATAACTGAAGACAACTAGATGTCTAACCTGTAAATCGATGCTTGGTATGTGAAGCACGGACAAAGCAAACCACATCACGGTGTTTCCTGCATAGGTTGAAGTCACACACAGGCGAATACTCTTACAAATGTGGAGGAGATGTGACACTCAGGCTGAGCATACTGGGCGTGACCCAGCTAGGtgagaggttaaactggttTGTTTGGCTTTGAAACTGGGTGTGTGTAACAGTCCCATGTCATTCACACACTGTGGCTGTTCTGCAGCATTTCAACCTAAATCGATATAATACACTAACAGATGAGAACTtcctgtgctgtttccatactTCTGGGACCTTGTGTTCTGCCTCCTCTTCACTGCAAGCATGGTTTAATACAAGCAGGTATTCAACATGGAATTAACCTTTCATGTTCAAATTTTTGTCGGGTTGACcaattcaaaacacaaaaccgtgacttatattcaacattttttttattgatttaacaaAGCACCTAAAGATCAATTTGCTACAGACAAATTGTTGATGTGCATGATGTTACCACGAGAAGCTGAGTGGGTCACATGAGACAAAGTGTTGTGAATGTTTTCAGCCATATAATCATAAAGATGTCTTTACACTCAGCCACAATTATGTGCCGTAATAGAAGAAAATACAAGACAAACAGAGATACCAAGGCGTGGAAATTTTTTTAACAGCCAGACGAAAATTGCACCAGAATTTGATGTGTGTCCATCATGCTAAAGTAAAACTTTTCAAAACACTTTGTACTGTCAAGCTCTGCTTTCTTATGATATCACCATTTTCTACTTTGAACATCTACACTCACCACTGTGGTTTCTTCACACAATAAAAAACACGTACAAACCCacggtaaaaaataaaacaacaagctCCATAGGGCATAAATAAGTTACATTACTAGGTCAGAATATAAGgcatacaaaaacaacattccACACATTAATGCTGAGGTTAATATGAGAAAGTGTCAGTCAGTGCAACAGGTACACAATGTAAAAAACCTTTTGAGGTACAAGGTTGTTCAACTTGACACCAAACATTTAGATTGGCCTAACATCAAATATCTAATTGGCCTAAATCAAAATCACTGTTGCATTGCAACCAATCACAAGTTGTCAtccaaaaaggaaataaaacattcagtgtTCAGGACCTTTTATTCATTTCAAGGCACGGTCCAGGTACGCCTGGATCTTCTCTCGGTGTGAGTGGGTGAAGCAGTGGCCAATGGCCTGCTCTGTCTCCCTAATCCGCCTCCGGAAGCGGTCGCGGTCTCGTGCCATTTCTTCCCAGTGTCCTTTACGAGACGCCTGTCGAGCGAATGGCCAGGACCGCATGACATGGACTTTGACTAGAGGAGAAAACTGCACCTGAAATCGAGCAGAAACGAAAACAAGAAGTCAGTATAATTTGTTCAACAGGCTAGTGGTACGAGGTctacacacattttgtttgggATTCCAACTTGCTTAGAGGTATAAAAAGCTACTAAAATATGAGTCACTGACAGGAAGGTTATGATTCAGAGCTAGCTTTATATAGATCAATGCTTTTGTGAAAATATCCTACAAATTAAAAACCGACACAACTGACACCATGGGCTTTCCAACACTAACTGTTATTAGACAGACACGTATACAGAATAAACACACTGGCTGTATTTTCTGAATCTGATGTAACACTGTGTCTACTGACAAGCCTTTTAAACAGACTTTGCAATGCTGCTGCAACTTCATTTAGTCCATGTGGAAGTCAAACTCTCTGCTGACTTGTTGGAGTCACATGACCGGCTTAGTCATGACGACCAGCAGCGTTGCTCACCGACGACAAACAACTCAGCTAAACACCCTGCATTACAGTGTGTGTACTGAGGCAGGAAATAACTCTTATCTGTGACTTTGACTCGCGAGAGCTTGCAACAGTCAGCAGAGGACACTCCCAAGTGATATTAATGGACCAACTTAAAACATGTGGTCACATGTGTGCTGTATCTGCTTGGCCCAAAGAGACTGACGGGTGTTATCAGTCCAAAGGCGAAGCTGTCTGTCTTAGATCTGAAAACTCTGACATTTGGGGGAAATTATGCTTTCACTTTATATgtgaaaacatttctaaattactttcatttttgcttttcaaagCTCTTAGGTCTACAGCTGATAATGTAAAAGAGTAACATTTGTAACCTTTTTTCTTGAGGTCTTTAAGTCTATTTTAATGCTCTGTGGTCTAAGAGATTTCTACTTTCAAGCTCCATATGGTTTCCTTTAATATATGATCCCGTTCGAACTATAAATTGTTAATAGATAATGACCTTTTTCTGAGTAGTGCTGGCCTTGTCGTCCTTTTTCTCCCCTGGAGGTGTTTGTCCAGGTCTTTTCCATGGAATCAGGGTTTGTCTGGATGAGAGTGAGGTTTAAGCTGTCTCTCTGCCAGGATGGGCTTGGAGGCTCTCGATTTTTGGGATCCTTTTGCCCGTTTTCTGCCCTTTTTAGGCGATTTTTCTCAAAGTTGACATCAAGGGAATCTGGATCTTCTCTGCGGTGGAGTGTTGTTGTTGAGGAGGAGCTCTGGAGACAGGCCTGGAAGTTCAGAGGGTGGTACGGGTCATCCTTTTGACAGAGAGACATCCATAGCTGCTCTTCGTCATCATCCTCAGATGAAGgaggaaagctgctctccttctcCTCAGTATCTGTCTCAGACTTGGAGGGAGGTGCAGGAAGTGAGGCCTGTTGTTCAGAGAGTGTGCTGGTGGTTTGAAGAGTGGTTTTgctgactgtacatgcagtgaaGCACATGGGATTGTAAGGGTCTTCAGGACTGCTGAAGAACTCCCACAGCCTCTCGCTTTCTTCCTTGTCAATGTCAGGGGTGGAACCATCTGAGCTGGCCCAGCTGCTCCAACTGCTCTCACTGTCAGAGCGGCTGACCCAGATATTCAGGCCTCGAGACCCCAACATCTCCTCGGCGGCCTTGTTCACTGACATAAAGTCAGAAGCACTGCTGTCTTTCACTTCACTTTTTCCCATCTTTGGGCTGGTTGAAATGCAGGCTGAGAAAAACAAGGGGTTGTAAGGGTCACTAGATTTGGACAGAGACTCCCAAAGCGCCTTACTTTCCTCACTCTCAAATTCTACTACGTCTGGTCTTCCTCACTGCTCCAGTGAGAGCTTCTCTCTTCTTCTGAAGTGTCCTGTCTGAAAACTTTCTCCTTCATCGTATCCTGTTTAAAGACCTTCTCACTTTTCTTTGGGTAGGTGTCGTTTGAACCGGAGCTGTCGCTGCTCGACACGAAGATGTTCCAGTCGCTGGGGAAGCCCATTTTCCAGGTGGATTGGTGTCCGAGAAAGATGCCCTCTTCTTTACCAGCTGTTCTGGACACAAAGTCGTCCACAAGTCCACAGCACAGATCGTCAGCACGCAGACCGGACAGCAGGGCCTCGTCAGCACAGAAGTTAGATAAAGGATTTGAACCACCGACCATGACTCCGTTATCGCCGTCAAACAACGAGGAGAACAGGAAGGATTCAGTTGGGTTTGCTGCTGTGGTCATGTGCTGGATGTGTTGACCCGTCTCATCTGTGATCCGAACGTGAACCTCGAACCTGAACATctggaaaactgtaaaaaataaataaataaatagagtgGACTGAAGTTCAACATAGAGGGATtgaaaagtaaaacatttgAGGATGTAGTTGTGAGAGCAGCTCTTTCACTCCGACTGTCAGGTGGTGGCGTTGTACTATATTTGTTATATTACTCCAGGTGAAAGGTGGCATTGTATTAGTTTTACATTGTTAAATCTGACAGCAGAAATTAACTTCCCGATTCGTAGCCTGTTATCATTAACAATGACTCAGTGTAGTTCTTCAGTACTTTATTTCTATGAAGTACAGGAAGTCCAATAGTACAAGCTGGGGGAAGAACGTGTCACTGTAGCCTTAAAAAATCAATACGTGGGCGCTACAAACTACTATCAGACTATGAGGGTTAACACAGTTCACTGTATCGTTTATAATGTCTCCTACGTGGCAGCAGACAGAGTATTTGTCCTACAACGACTCGGTGGTCAGTGACTGTAAACACACCACGACGGTTAAACTTTGTCTCTATAGTGAGGGCGGTAAAACGAAATGAACAAAGtgaaagaaacaaagcaacacgTTCAAATTTTTGATGCTTACCT
This window of the Acanthochromis polyacanthus isolate Apoly-LR-REF ecotype Palm Island chromosome 8, KAUST_Apoly_ChrSc, whole genome shotgun sequence genome carries:
- the ppp1r15b gene encoding LOW QUALITY PROTEIN: protein phosphatase 1 regulatory subunit 15B (The sequence of the model RefSeq protein was modified relative to this genomic sequence to represent the inferred CDS: deleted 2 bases in 1 codon); translated protein: MATTVGSVKGSERTSMERFGSGGMALLPWTKQMLTVLWEQLRLLVQVIYYSFMSVFQMFRFEVHVRITDETGQHIQHMTTAANPTESFLFSSLFDGDNGVMVGGSNPLSNFCADEALLSGLRADDLCCGLVDDFVSRTAGKEEGIFLGHQSTWKMGFPSDWNIFVSSSDSSGSNDTYPKKSEKVFKQDTMKEKVFRQDTSEEERSSHWSSEEDQTLEFESEESKALWESLSKSSDPYNPLFFSACISTSPKMGKSEVKDSSASDFMSVNKAAEEMLGSRGLNIWVSRSDSESSWSSWASSDGSTPDIDKEESERLWEFFSSPEDPYNPMCFTACTVSKTTLQTTSTLSEQQASLPAPPSKSETDTEEKESSFPPSSEDDDEEQLWMSLCQKDDPYHPLNFQACLQSSSSTTTLHRREDPDSLDVNFEKNRLKRAENGQKDPKNREPPSPSWQRDSLNLTLIQTNPDSMEKTWTNTSRGEKGRQGQHYSEKVSVGKPMVSVVSVQFSPLVKVHVMRSWPFARQASRKGHWEEMARDRDRFRRRIRETEQAIGHCFTHSHREKIQAYLDRALK